The Meriones unguiculatus strain TT.TT164.6M chromosome 14, Bangor_MerUng_6.1, whole genome shotgun sequence sequence aactcatgaaagaaaaattgaaaaattgaGTAGTGCAAAAGAAACATCTATTTAGAAGTTCCCTGAAAGATATGCATGGATATTAATTTGTTTataaaggggtgtgtgtgtgtgtgtgtgtgtgtgtgtgtgtgtgccgcgTGCATGAGAATGTCTGCTGAAGACAGAAAGGGCGTTAGATTTCCTCTTTCTGCCAATTCCCTATGACTGGAGTATTTGTATGTGGATCCTAGGACCTCAACCCAAGCCCTTTGCAGCAGTAGCACGtggctcttaactgttgagccatctctctggcactATAtatgcactttaaaaaaaaaaagtaatttctgtttttctttcccatttctttttgtcttgtttttgagataggatctcattgtgaaaccctggctggcctgaaattcacagagatcttcccaACTCTGTCTCCTGAATTCTGGATATAAAAACATGAGCCCTCACACCTTCACATGCACCCCACATCAAGATTAGAGGCTAACtcgtgggagtcagttctcttcttccacggGTGGGCTGAAGCTAACACTGCCAGGCTGGGCAGCAAGCACTGTCACCTGCCCAGCCATCACTCCCGCCTCACCACAGATGGATTCCTGCCCTAACTAGAATATTTAAAGGACTTATGGGAGCTAGGGGTGGAGGTTCAAATCCACGCAGGTTGTTGGCAATTTTAAAAGGATTACAATGTAGTTAAATGATGATAGTGAGCCTACAGAGAtgatgcaagcaaaacaccaatacacattttcaaaaagttttaatatataaaaatgacagTAAACTTGTAGTTGACCTGTACtttgttttataacttttattattttatgaagaaaaacataACTGAGTTCAGcagttgtggcacacacctttgatcccagcacctgggaggcagaggcaagcagatctctctgagttccaggccagcctggtcaacaaagtgagttccaggacagccagagctacatggagaaaccctgtctcaaaaaaaaaaaaaaaaaaaaaaaaaaaaaaagtcatctggGTCCTCACATGGAACTCCTAAAGTGGGAGCAGGGTCGTTCCCTAACTCCATTGCTTGCCTTtccctagctgagctgccttgtctaaCATCCATAGATAaagatgcacctagtcctactgcaagttgatatgccaaggctggttgatatccatgggaggcctgcccatttctgaagagaaagagaggagggtaGGGTAGGAGGGGGAAGGTGtcagggagggactgggagaagagaagggggaagtttcaatagggatgtaaagcaaaaaataatttaatcaattgaaaaaaaagaacaacaacaaaaccataatTGAGCCCCCTTTTCTATTAGGGACATCTGTGCTTTCAGAGAAGTCTCAAAACTCCTTTaacatactttttatttttagttttcaaaagttttattttacGTTTgtcactcttcttcttcttcttcttcttcttcttcttcttcctctcctcctcctcctctttctttttctaggtttgttttgtttttcaagatagggcttctctgtgtaggcctgtctgtctgtcctggaactcactctgtagaccaagctggcctcaaactcagagatccacctgcctctgcctcctgagtgctgggattaaaggcatgttgttgttttgttttgtttttgttttttaagatagtcTCTTTTTGTATGTTAATTTATGAATGATTTTTTcagtaaaaaaatacatattcaattaaaaaaaaaagatagtcttGATAAGTTGTTCAAGTTGCCCTCAAATTCTCTATGTCACCCAGGCAACCCTCAAACTCACTGTCCTCCTGCCTGTCCAGGCCAGCTTTCAACTCTCCATGTACAATTgagaggtatgtgtgtgtgtgagagagagagagagagagagaaagagagagagagagagaggttttactatgtatcccaggctagcctggaactcactagctCAGGACAATCTCCAGTTCACAATCCTCTtggctcagcctcctgagttctgggattataggcatgctccACAATGCCTGGCCTTGCTGgagtgttttattaattttatgacttatattctttctttttctttttctgtatccaCAGGTCATGTATTGAGGTCTGAGACTAGCATATATATGGgttccaggggtcaaactcaggttgtcaggcttggcatgatgctcctttgcctgctgagatatctcaccagcccccaccccactcctCACCTGTCAATCTGCCTGTGCCTTTGCTACTCTCCCTGAGGGAactcaaaaaagatgaagagcaaAGGAAATTCTACCTCAGCCCAGCTAGGCTCCTCTGGCAACCAGCACAGCCAGTTTCCCAGGGCCTTCCAGAGCCTGTGAGAGCTGTGTTGTGTCTTTATTAATAGCCAGCTGTAGTAGTAGTGGGAACTTGAGCGGTGCCGACGTCAGGGCTGTGAGTCACCCAGGCTTGGCATGGATCTGGCTCCCTCTGACCTGGTGTAAGGCAATGCTGCTCTCGGAACCTCAGTTTCCTGCTGCATGGGCTGTGGATAAAGCCTGACACTATGGGTAGCTGGATGGGGGCAGTGTAAGCCTCCCCGCTTTGGTTAGGGTCAGGGCAGGTTGTAGAGCACAAATAGATGCTGTGGCCACTGTGTCACCAGCAACCTCCTCTCCCATGTCCCAACGGTGGGTTGGCTCTGGACCCCTGAATCTAGGGAGGAGAGTTGGAGTATGAGGGAGGAGGGCTAGGGTGTCAGCCTTTGGGTCTGAGAGAGCATGGTGCTTGGACCCCTGAGTCTGAGGGAAGAGAAGCTGAGGTCTGAATTCTGATTATATGGGAGTAGGTCTGGAGTCTAGAACCGTGGGTCTGAGGAAGGAGAGGCTGGGTGTGGTACCACATGTCTGGGTGTGCGGCACTGGGGTCTGGACTCCTCagtctgagggaggagggctaGGATCTAGACTCTGGGTTGGAGGAACAGGGCTGAAGTCAGGATTGCCCGATCTGAGGGAGGAGGGTTGAGGGTCTGGATCCCTGGGCCTAGGGGAGGAGAGCTGAGGATCTGGAGGCAAGGGAGATTTAAggcaggcagaggctgagacttggTATTAAGGGTCAGGACTGTGGGAAGTCCTGGCTTCTGGCCTTCAGCACTCCCAGCCCCTAAAGGTAGAGTAAGGGTCTAAAGACCAGACCAATTATTGCAGGAGGCTTTGAATGAGTctcccctccattttcttctgctcTCAGTTCTGGCTCTTGGGGGTTCACAATATGTTTTGTCCCCTCTGTCCTGGGACCAGCGCCCAGAGTCCAATCTAGTCTAAGtttggaagggggagggagggggcagcggGTCAGGGGGGTGAGGGAGGCGTGTAGTGGGGGACaggatgtctctgtctctgagctGTCACACACACCTCTgcccagagaaagggagggacaaAAGGCTTGGAGAGATAGTTAGaacaaagagagacacagagacagcccaacagagccagagagaaggagaggcagagaagagagtgtGGAGGCGCCCCATGGAGAagtccttcagttgataaacaagGGAGAGTGTGAGGGAAGCCAGAGGCTGGGCAAACAGAGGCAGGGTAGAGAGAGGGACGAAGCCTTAGAGCAtaacagagagagggggagggtggtaaagaagcagacacatgaaAAGAGTCAAAGTTATACACagagaataaagaaagagaaacatagaaagagatagaaacagggagaaacaaagatacaagagggagaggaggaggaggaggaggggagagagcttcagaaggaaagagaggccaCCAGAGGTTGTAGACAAGGGATCAAAGGTTGAGGAGACTCAAAAGAAATAATCAAGGCAATACAGGTGATACCCCCAGAAGATAACAGGAGCTGGGAAGGTCGTCtaagaaatctcagggtccaGGAAGACAGAGATCAAGGCAACTCTCCAACAGCTTCACCAAGCTCTGCTGGGCAGGGACCCGCGGAGGTGCAGAGGGTCCCTCAGTCTGGTTCTTCTTTGGGGAATCTAGATAAGGGGTGCCTACAAGGGCCAGCTGACACCTGGCAACTCTGAGATGGAGCTCAGGGCCCTCAAGACTCCCGAGGATGGGGACATAGAGGTGAGAGGTGGGAcagaagggaggcagggagactgagagaacaggaggagacagagacagatacacagagaacagaagaacagaacagagagatagagccagacagacacagagagattgagaacagagagagacaaatagagacagacagacacagagagattgagaacagagagagacaaatagagatagacagacaaaGTTAGGAAGAcagaacagagggagagaaagacaaagaggcaggcaggcagaggcagcaaaaaacaaacagaaagaacaaagagaaagacagagacagacagacagagacagcaagaaacagatacacagagagacagacagaacagagaggcagagagagaaagagacagatagacagatggagacaaaaagacagagaacagagacaagagagagacagaaagacagagatagaatGACAAAGAATGAAGGgaaagggacagagggagggcaggggaggaggaagagaaaactgGAGGCCTGTTTTCAGGGAGGGACAACAGTGCAGACCCAAAGAATCAGGGTCGGGACCTGAGACCTCCAGAGAACAGAGATCAGAACAcatgggcgagagagagagaaggtgaagGGGTTCTATGAACTAAGATCAAAGCCACAATTGGGTTGAGAGCTTCTGGCTGCCTCTCTCAGGTGGGGGCAGACAAAATCTCAGAGACAAGGACCCCTAACTTTGCTAGGACACAAAAACAGGTGTCCCCAGGCTGAGTGACTCACTGTGACTCATCCTCTTCTCTGGGGACAGTGACCCCTGTCCCTTGCATCTGCAGCTTGGGTCTGGCTTGGCCTCTGATCTCTCCTGTTGTCCAAGGTTCAAAGAGGCCCAGACTCGCCCCTCAACCACCCCGCTACCTCTCCCTCCAGGAGGACACAGCCATGGCCCTGAAGAGGCTAGTGGAACTGACAGCCTGCAGGGTGACATCGGTGAGAAGCCTGCGTGTCCAGTACCGTCTCATCCGAAAGCTGGGTTCCGGTTCCTATGGCCGTGTACTCCTAGCCCAGCCTCGCCAAGGGGGTGAGTTCAACCACCAAGGGGTAGACTTCAAATTCTCCCATCATAAGGCATCTCAGAGATAAGCCAGACCTGGTGGGAACTTGGAAAGTGCAGCGCTCTGTGATTTTTTGAGAGATATAGGCCACCCAGAGAGGATAAGCGGCTGACTCCAGGTCTCACATCACACAGCAAGGCAGGAGAGCGACTTGAACAGGTATTCATGTTACTGCCCTGTCCACATCCTCTTATGTTATGGAAAACGGAGGAACAGAGAGGGTAAAGCAACACAGCAGTCGAAGGCAGAGCGAGAAAGAACATAACTTGATTTTCAAATGAGAATTCTCAGATTCAGAGAAGTCAAGTGGTTTGCCTAGAGTCCCACAGAAGGACCCTGGTGTCCCAGGTTCTCATCTGACCCCATCTTCTTGACAGGTCGAACTGTGGCCCTTAAGCTTCTCCCGCGGGATTCAGTCCTGAAAACAACTTTCCTGAGAGAATTCTGTGTGGGCCGCTGCGTCTCTTCACACCCAGGCCTGCTGCAGACCCTGGGAAGGCCCCTGCAGACACCCCGACATTTCGCCTTTGCCCAAGAGTATGCACCCTGTGGGGACCTCAGTGGAATGCTCCAGGAGAAGGCAAGGCTGGAAAGGATTATTCAGATTTCCCTCAGTCCCTaccccaaatcactgtcccatcCAGATCCACCCTGATTCCCCAAATGACCTCTCCATTTCTAAGTCTCAACACAGTTCCCTGCCTGACCCCAGAACTGGTTCATATGATGGTCCAAACACAAGCTTGGAGGGGAAGGGCTGGGCTGGCATTAGGGTTGATAATGGATTGGAGCTAGTGAGGGGGTAGAATGTAGACATATTTGAGGCTCCGGTTGGCACTGGGATTGGGAGGTGGTCATGGATGGAGTGGGATGGAAGGGTTTATGGTCAGTCAAAGCAAGGCAATGCTGTAGACAAGGGCAAGTTGGCACAGGTGGCGTCTGCAGGCCAACTTGGGTAGGGTTGAAATCGGGTTTTCTCTAAAAAGGGTACTAGGTTGGGACTGAGCCCAGGAGTGGCTAGCTCTTCTTGTATTTAGAGATCAAGTACATGGAGATATTGTGGTTTGGTGAGAGAAGCTTTGGACTTGAGATAGAATTAGGGGTaagtaaaaggaaggaagagagggaaggaggaaagatagATGCTTGGATGGAAGGAGAGTGAATGGAAGGACAGATGTCTGGGTGGATGGATGCATACAAGAATGGGTGAGTGGATAGACaaattcatgcatgcatgcatgcatgcatggataGCTGGATGATTAGTTTGATGTGTAGATGGGTGGAttcatggatggatggacagatgtgtggatgcaTGGATGGTTATGTGGATGGATAAATAGATGATTGCATGGATGGCTACCTGGATAGCTGTAGGGATCCATGACTGCACAGTCAGGTGGGTatatggatggacagatggatgcaTGCTTGAATGTATGGATGGATATTGGCTGCATGGTTGGCTGGTTGTATGGGTGGCTGCATAACtaactggatggatggatgacagGTGGATGACTGAATGCATAGATGGATGACtgaatgcatggatggatggatgggtagatgactgaatgcatggatggatgggtggatggatggatggatagatgactgcatggatggatagatggatggatggatggatggatggatgactgaagcatggatggatgatgaatggatggatgggtgggtgaatggatgAGCAGGTGGATAAGAGGACAGCAGGAAGCCAAGGAGGATGAAGAAATGGATGTTAgatacaataataaaataattgggCTGCTGCCTGGATGCAGAGTGGACATGGGGTGGGTGCATTATTTAGCATTACTGGACAGAGGCTTGTCTGGCCAGTAGGATATGAGGACAGCCTGAGTTAGAAATGAGTTCAACATCAATATGGGGCTAAAATCAGGAATAACTAGGGGGTTTAGATTCTCACTGAGACCTTTAAtaccagcgcttgggaggcagaagcaggtgggtctttatgagttcaaggccagcctggactacatagagagaccctgtctccaaaacaaaacaacaaagaaaaacccacaaaaacacagagaggagggaaagtggagaaaggagagggggaaaggagaggagagagagagagagagaatatgttcAGAGTAGGTTTGAGAATTTTAGGATCAGGGAGAATTTTAAGAATCTTCAGGGTCTGggatgtggttcagtggtagagtgtttgcctggcacacatgGAGCCCAGGATTTGATCCGAAGCACCATGTAAACCAGGTGCAGCGGTGctcacctctaatcccagcttgTAAGCAGTGGAGACAGGATACCTATCAAGATCATCTTCAGTcacattgtgaatttgaggccagcctggactacctaAGACCCTGACTctgggagttgggggggggggagaaaaggagagagagacagacacagagagagacagacacagagaaagacacagagagacagagacacagagaaaggccCAGAGCCGGAGAGAGAAAGTTCTGATGAGAAGCAGGGCTTTGCTGGGAGTCAGTGACGGAGAGATAAAGAATAGTTTGTCTGAAGAACTTCGGGTGTTTGTAGAGATATTAGATGGCTGTGACTGCTCAGGTTCCCGACTCTCAATTCTCAAGAGTCAGAATCTTTAAGAATCAAGAGCTATGTCCAGGATGATGAAGCAAGCAAGATAGCATGGCCTTTTCCCTTTTTCCCCAACCTCAGGGACTTCCAGAGCTGATGGTGAAGCGAGTAGTGGCCCAGCTGGCCGGAGCACTAGACTTCCTTCACGGCCGGGGGCTAGTGCATGCAGATGTCAAGCCGGACAATGTGCTAGTCTTCGATCCTGACTGCAACAGAGTAGCCCTAGGTGACTTGGGTCTGACCCGACCTGAGGGCAGCCCGACCCCTGCTCCCCCAGTGCCTCTGCCCACAGCACCACCTGAACTCTGCCTCCTACTGCCACCGAACACACTGCCCCTGAGGCCAGCAGTGGACTCCTGGGCCCTGGGCGTGCTTCTCTTCTGTGTTGCCACAGCCTGCTTCCCTTGGGATGTAGCACTGGCTCCtgatcctgagtttgaggcctttGCAGGCTGGATGACCACCAAGCCCCAGCCACCTCAGCCACCGGTGCCTTGGGACCAATTTGCACCTTCAGCTCTGACCTTGCTCCAGGGACTTCTGTCCCTGGACCCTGAGACCAGAAGCCCTCcactggctgtcctagatgtTTTAGGGGACGACTGGGGGCTTCAGGGGAGTGGAGAGGGTTCTGGAAGCTTGGGGTGTGTGTCCTGtgaagatggggaggaggaagaggggaaatcAAGCTTGGAGGAGTGgacagatgaggaggaggaggaaatcgAAGCTGGTGGGAGGATGGGGACAGATCATTGAGTCCTGACCAGGGGACTGAGACAGGTGGTTGGAACCTGGGCCAGAGTCTCTTACCAGAGCCCTCGAGGCCACCTGGGAAAGGCAACAGCTGTCCctgggagaagatagggaacagcaCACTTCACCTTTCCCTGATGAAGTCTGCACCCAGATGTGCGCACACCACCCCCTTGTAGTGTACACACACTCAGTTGCTGCAGCCTccactcctccttccttttccaccttcttcctcttctgtctcGTCTtgatctctctttcttcctcctcttctactttcctcctcttcctatcAGCTTTCCTCCCTTCCATCCTGATTTTCCTTTTGAGAGAGCCAGTGTATCCCAAGCTGGCTCAAACCCACCACATAGCTGactcaaacttctgatcctcttgcctcaccttgccagtgctgggattacatgtatgCACCTACACACTGTTTTTGAGGTGCTGGGTAGGAATGGAACCtggggcttcctgcatgctagccAGGCCCCTACCAACTTACTCTCTTCCCCAGATCCTGAGCTTTCATTAGGTGAAAGTTTCTATTTCtcctacatatatgtctgtgtactcTGAAGCGCTGAACGCTTATCATGAATTCCTATGGACCATGCTACTCTAAGACCGGAGgctctcaacttgtgggttgcaACCTCTTTGCAGGgactgcacatcagatatttacattatgattcacaacagtagcaaaattacagttatgaaagagcaacaaaataagtctatggttggggtcaccacaacttggggaactgtattaaagggtcatggcattgggaaggttgagaaccatgccTAAGACCATGGTGGGCTCCCAACATCTAATGTACAAAATCTGACTTATAGGATCCGATATTATGTTGATCTAACATTTCCTCGGCTCTGTGTTGGTGACTTGTGGGaatcttttatatattctgaagctaaccacacacaaacacacacacatacacaccatgtcACAGctgacacacacccacacaccttaCATACTGCTCCTAGCACACTTTACTCCCATCTTGGCCTATGGAAGCTGGTCCCCACCTCCGGAGCCCTCCCATCCTTCTATgtgtctccttcccctccttgTCACAAACTGCTGGGGTGTGCTCAGGTTTTCTCACTTCTAGACCCTTccattttctgtttccatgaagCTCCAACTTCTCTGGCTCTGCATACCCCAGCTCCATTTATCTCCTGGGACCCATCAATCCTGAGATCCAAGACTGGCTCTTCCTCTCTCCCAAGCACGGCATAGACCCTCACCGAGCACCCAGTAGAGGAGCAGGCACTAGAACCATCACAGGaatgtttacttaaaaaaaattcaagttctcactaggtggtggtggcaacacatgcttttaatcccagcacttgtgaggctgaggcagacagatctctaagtCTAAGGCCAGCCGGTATACAAAgggaatttcaggacagcctgagccacacagaaaatccctgtcttgaaaacaaacaaaacaaacaatcaagtTCTCATGTATGCCAGCAGAGGAGGGCCTGGAATTTCTACTCTTCCCGCATcacctcccaagctctgggattacaagcctgtccGGAGATGGCAGTTTCTACATCACTGTGGGTTTGAGCCTCCAGGGCTTCGTGCAGCTAAAGCACACACTgcagcctgagctacatccccaacctGGAATCTACACTTTCTAGATTTAAAAGTGAGTTCACTAAATGCACCTTGTGCCCTGGACAGGACTTGAGAACAGGAAAGGGACCTTGGGGGCAATGAGGGTGGATAGGATGACTGTCGTGGAAGTTTTGCTAACTTAGTGATGAATGTTGGGTGGATGCTGACCTCAAGGAAAGTTGGGTGAGGAGTCCAAGGCACCTTTGTAAGTGTTTTTGTTAAACTAAAAGtatttacaaaattaaaagtGTTTTTGGACAATAAACAACCCCACGTCATTCTCAATACTTTAAACCTAACAGCTGTcccagagaaaggggaaaagcCACCCTTGATCCCCAGTTGCTTCACCACCTGTTTCTGGTCCTCAGTCTTAGGTCATTTCTCATGACATCATTTTAGAATCCTGTCTCATTTTGTTCCTAAACAGAACCCTAGTGCAGGGGCTCTTGGGCACCATACCTCTCTGAAGCCTTATGTCTGTCAATGGGGCGCCAGGCAGGAGCTGTGGAACAGGTCACATGAGGTcatattaaagaaaatacaagacCTTTTGAGGAGGAAGGCTAGAGTTCTGCACCCCTAGATCTGAAGAAAGAGGGCTGGGAGCCAGACCCCTGGGTCACAGAGAAGAGGTCGAGGATCTAGAACTAGATCTTGTGGATCGGAGGGAGGAGCGCTGGATCTCTGGATTTGAGGAAAGCAGTTTAAGTCCTGGGATTTGGGGCCTAGAGGAGGGGAAGTCTGGGGTCTGCGACCCTGGGTCTGAGGGTAGGTGGACCAAGCATGGACTACTGAGTCTGAGGAAGGAAGGCTAGGGTCTGAAAGGGCTGGGGTCTAAACTCCTGAACCTGAAAGAAAAAGGTTGGGTCTGAAAAAGGAGGGCTAGGGCTGGAGATCTTGGATAAGAGGAAGAAATGATGGTACCTAGACTCCCGAGTCTGAGATAGGAAGGCTGCATTCTAGACTTCTCCATCCGAGGAAGTCTGGAATGTGGACCTTGAATGTGCAGAAGGACATCTGGGTCTGAGGGAAGAAGGCTGCCTGGACTCTTGGTTCCCTGGGAAGAGAGCTGAGACCCCCTGGTCTAGGGCCTTTGTCCACTCACAGCCAGTACTAGGATTCAACACACGAGGTCGCTCTGCCCCCAGTGGGGGGCAGAAGGGGCGGGGCAGAGGGTGGGGCTTTACGACCCCCTAGGATGGGGCGGGACTTACTCCTGGGCAGTCTGTTCTGGCAGGAACCCTGAAGTGC is a genomic window containing:
- the Sbk3 gene encoding uncharacterized serine/threonine-protein kinase SBK3, producing MALKRLVELTACRVTSVRSLRVQYRLIRKLGSGSYGRVLLAQPRQGGRTVALKLLPRDSVLKTTFLREFCVGRCVSSHPGLLQTLGRPLQTPRHFAFAQEYAPCGDLSGMLQEKGLPELMVKRVVAQLAGALDFLHGRGLVHADVKPDNVLVFDPDCNRVALGDLGLTRPEGSPTPAPPVPLPTAPPELCLLLPPNTLPLRPAVDSWALGVLLFCVATACFPWDVALAPDPEFEAFAGWMTTKPQPPQPPVPWDQFAPSALTLLQGLLSLDPETRSPPLAVLDVLGDDWGLQGSGEGSGSLGCVSCEDGEEEEGKSSLEEWTDEEEEEIEAGGRMGTDH